The Terriglobia bacterium genomic sequence GCTCTTCTCGGTCCTGCCCTTGACCTCAATCACGTGCCCGTGTTGCACAAAGGGCAGAAGCTCCAGCGCGATCTCCACGCTGTCGGATCCCTTCGCGATCACCGTGAACCGGTTCTTTTCGCTCTCTACCGACTCCTGGTTGCTCGCATCCACCGACTGCACCGACCAGTAGTAGGCGCCTTCGCCCAGGCCCGAAACTTTCACCTGCGGTGTCGCCACCTTCTTGTCGTACACCGTGGACGAGAAGTACGGGTTGCGCGAGATGCGCACGTGATACTGGCGCGCGCCCGATATCGACGTCCAACTGAAGTCCAGTGGCGCGGGGCTCTGCTGGTTGACGAAAACCGGCGCCACGTTGGCCGGCGAGATCAGCGTCGGGGGCGCCAGTTCCTTCACCTTCGTCAGCTTCGGTGAGTCCGCCTTGAAACTCACGCGCTCGTATTCACCCAATTTCACCAATTCGGACCCGCGCGCGATCTGGCCCGACCCTCGTCTCAGCAACACCTCGTGCTGGTCGGCGCGCGGATCGTTGTGCACCAACGCCGAGCTTTCCGCCCCAATGGAGGCCGTTGCCCCCGCCAAAATCACCTGCGACCTCGACCCCTGCCCGTAGGACGACGTGGACAAATCCACCGTGCCCGTCGTCAACTCCACCGCCACTTGCGTCTGCTGCGCCGTATTGGTCGAGTTCTCCTGCACGACGATCAGTGAATCCTGCTTAATCGTGTAATTGGTGTTGTCGGCAAACACGACCTTGGCGATGCCCTCCGCCCCGGTCTGCACCACGTCACCCTTTTCCAGCGGCACGCTGAAGTTGGCGTTGATCCAGGTATTGCTGTTGGCTTTCTTCACCCGCACCGTGCCGTCGATCGCGGTGAAGCTGGCCGCTTGCTGGCCGACCTTGCCGGTCGGACGACCGCCTTTACTTCCCAGCCAATCGCTGATTGCGTTGCCGGACTTCTCCGCGAGACTCTTCGTCTGCGCCGGAAAGATCATGTAGAGGATGAACGACATCAGACTCACCACGCACAGGCTCACCAGCAAGACGCTGCGGTAGGTGACCGTGGTCCAACCCACCTGGAAGCCCGTTCTGGATTTCGGTGGCATGCCGTTTCGAGTGAATTGTATGGCTTTTAGGGGTAACGCGGCGAGAGTAGCACAACCCGCAACCGTTACAAAAGGGTGAATACCTTGGGTAGTGGGTCAGTTTGGTACGGACCCACTACCAAACCTTGGGATATACCATCGGCACCCCACATTTGCCCCTCTTTGACGGTGGCCTACATCTGCCGCTTTTTGGCAGATGTGGGTCTTGCCTGCCACTTCACTCGCCCCCGTGCTCTGGCCCACTTGCACGCCCCTGCGGCGGCGCATACGATGAATGATTTGCAGATATCTCGCGGGAGGCGCTGAGCATGGCCACCGATGTAATCAGCAAGACTGCCACGGCAATCTACAAGAACCTCATTGACGGAGACTGGGTCGAAGCCACCACCGGCGAAACCTTCGAAAACATCAACCCCGCCGATACCCGCGATGTCGTCGGTGTCTTCCAAAAATCGGGCAAGGCCGATGTCGAAGCCGCGGTCGAAGCCGCCCGCCGCGCCTTCGAAAAATGGCGTCTGGTGCCCGCGCCCCGCCGCGCCGAAATCATCTATCGCGCCGCCCAGATGCTCGTCGAGCGCAAGGAAGACTACGCCCGCGACATGACCCGCGAGATGGGCAAGGTCGTCAAGGAAACCCGCGGCGATGTGCAGGAGGCCATTGATACCGGCTTCTACATGGCAGGCGAAGGCCGCCGCATGTTCGGCGCCACCGTGCCTTCCGAGTTGCCCAACAAGTTCGCCATGGCGGTGCGCCACCCCGTCGGGGTCTGCGCCATGATCACCCCGTGGAATTTCCCCATGGCGATTCCCTCCTGGAAGCTGTTCCCCGCCATCGTCGCCGGCAACTGTTGCGTCATCAAGCCGGCCCAGGACACGCCGCTTTCGGTCTTCAATTTCGTGCAGACGCTGCTCGACGCCGGCGTTCCCAAGGGCGTGGTCAATATTGTCAGCGGCTTTGGTTCCCGCATCGGCGCACCGCTGACCGAGCATCCTGAAATCCGCGCCGTCTCGCTTACCGGCTCCAGTGATGTGGGCCGCATCGTGGGCGAATCCTGTGCGCGCAGCTTCAAGCGCTGCTCGCTCGAACTCGGCGGCAAGAACCCGATGATCGTGCTCGACGACGCCAACCTCGAACTCGCCCTCGAAGGCGGCCTCTGGGGCGGCTTTGGCACCACCGGACAGCGCTGCACCGCCACCAGCCGCATCATCGTTCAGAAAGGTGTGTACCAAGAGTTTGTCAGCGAGTTTGTGGAGCGCGCAAGGAAATTGAAGGTCGGCAACGGCCTCGACGAGACGGTCGAGATGGGTCCCGCCATCAACAAGGCGCAACTGGACACCGACCTCAGCTACATCGAGATCGGGCAATCCGAAGGCGCCAGGCTGCTGTGCGGCGGACATCGCCTCGACGGTGGCGCATA encodes the following:
- a CDS encoding aldehyde dehydrogenase family protein, with the translated sequence MATDVISKTATAIYKNLIDGDWVEATTGETFENINPADTRDVVGVFQKSGKADVEAAVEAARRAFEKWRLVPAPRRAEIIYRAAQMLVERKEDYARDMTREMGKVVKETRGDVQEAIDTGFYMAGEGRRMFGATVPSELPNKFAMAVRHPVGVCAMITPWNFPMAIPSWKLFPAIVAGNCCVIKPAQDTPLSVFNFVQTLLDAGVPKGVVNIVSGFGSRIGAPLTEHPEIRAVSLTGSSDVGRIVGESCARSFKRCSLELGGKNPMIVLDDANLELALEGGLWGGFGTTGQRCTATSRIIVQKGVYQEFVSEFVERARKLKVGNGLDETVEMGPAINKAQLDTDLSYIEIGQSEGARLLCGGHRLDGGAYQYGWFLEPTVFGDVDPKMRIAQEEIFGPVVSIIPCDHLEHAIEIANGVQYGLSSSIYTRDVNRAFKAMRDLFAGITYINAPTIGAEVHLPFGGTKQTGNGHREGGFGAIEFYTEWKSVYVDYSDRLQKAQIDRPE
- a CDS encoding FecR domain-containing protein encodes the protein MPPKSRTGFQVGWTTVTYRSVLLVSLCVVSLMSFILYMIFPAQTKSLAEKSGNAISDWLGSKGGRPTGKVGQQAASFTAIDGTVRVKKANSNTWINANFSVPLEKGDVVQTGAEGIAKVVFADNTNYTIKQDSLIVVQENSTNTAQQTQVAVELTTGTVDLSTSSYGQGSRSQVILAGATASIGAESSALVHNDPRADQHEVLLRRGSGQIARGSELVKLGEYERVSFKADSPKLTKVKELAPPTLISPANVAPVFVNQQSPAPLDFSWTSISGARQYHVRISRNPYFSSTVYDKKVATPQVKVSGLGEGAYYWSVQSVDASNQESVESEKNRFTVIAKGSDSVEIALELLPFVQHGHVIEVKGRTEKSARVIINGSEVPYIANDGSFQFFTPPLPNGENVITVTAQNAKGGVKTRQQKVVIQ